A window of Acropora muricata isolate sample 2 chromosome 3, ASM3666990v1, whole genome shotgun sequence contains these coding sequences:
- the LOC136912189 gene encoding nephrocystin-3-like, whose protein sequence is MSKIESTTQCLPSKMSEESVYGRSNEIAHVLDHVENEGVAVVLITGGPGFGKTTVARMAAQKLKEDGQTVLFCSLQRKETFDEVATEMILSCRKMPGKLPDNLAHWLKNWGKQITGQPTVLVLDNADGIIEWKGDRASFLETLSTMTRLSGNKLTFIITSRSRLLDVESWEEVKLNPLSHEDAKSVLKSCVNNEEKKLQLQSPDLDSIAKLCGFVPLALSIVGSLLSDNPAKRLIENLEKEPMDILEGNSESFRRAIANSFDLLSDDEQDALVALSVFPGSFDYKAAEIALQVCSKSNPISILHSLKIKSLVLVEQAGFVRYKLHPLVRDFGKKIGETKSPQVLQNSERLACVHFLSRLEENARKLYWKKDKCRESIESFGEDRHNYEFCLQNVTDHEISSCQLFLNNFTHTCMYLEKCFPPDSYTHFLEVLLTCKSFESKTHPVLRVELLCVLGEEMRRTGNNEKYQGYMEEAHDLFSEHLDDFETRALPHVFYLHSRARFVSEKNKPDDLEPKELYDEALEICEKEIPNHPEKALNLLFAGRNAKRRKANDKAIEKLEKALSMHKNLLGNHFMTALSLKDLGDFFYVQGKTDQALNYYKEAIEVIEKLGTRNQKESILLLKNYGGCHEKEGSFEEAETLLLEANRVCDNEIEGDHKWKVSVKTELALLYYETARSKETERDKKEELLSKMEKLMKEGLDMCYSLNDNKKSINRLGNKKRIVKVLKSYPQRFERESYYPDESL, encoded by the coding sequence ATGTCGAAAATTGAATCAACAACACAGTGTCTACCCAGCAAAATGTCAGAAGAATCTGTGTATGGTCGCTCTAACGAGATTGCCCATGTGTTAGATCACGTTGAAAACGAGGGGGTTGCCGTCGTGTTGATTACTGGTGGACCGGGATTTGGAAAAACGACTGTGGCCAGGATGGCTGCCCAGAAATTAAAGGAGGACGGacaaactgttttgttttgcagtcttcaaagaaaagaaacatttgacGAAGTTGCCACTGAAATGATCCTCTCTTGTCGCAAGATGCCTGGAAAACTACCAGATAATCTAGCACATTGGCTTAAGAACTGGGGTAAACAGATTACCGGCCAGCCTACAGTACTGGTCCTTGACAATGCTGATGGTATTATAGAGTGGAAGGGAGATCGAGCTTCCTTCTTGGAGACCTTGAGTACCATGACAAGGCTATCTGGCAACAAGCTGACGTTTATAATCACATCTCGATCGAGGCTCCTAGACGTGGAGTCGTGGGAAGAAGTGAAATTAAACCCTCTATCGCACGAAGATGCTAAAAGCGTACTCAAATCTTGTGTCAACAATGAAGAGAAAAAACTTCAGCTGCAGTCTCCAGACTTGGATTCCATAGCCAAGCTTTGTGGTTTTGTTCCACTGGCACTGTCCATCGTCGGTTCACTTCTGTCAGATAACCCTGCAAAACGCCTCATAGAAAACCTTGAAAAGGAGCCCATGGATATCCTTGAAGGAAATTCTGAATCATTTCGCAGAGCAATAGCGAACTCATTTGACCTTTTGAGCGATGATGAACAAGATGCCTTGGTTGCGCTTTCCGTATTTCCAGGATCATTTGATTACAAAGCGGCGGAAATAGCTTTGCAGGTATGCTCCAAATCTAATCCAATTTCGATCCTCCACTCATTGAAGATCAAATCCCTAGTACTAGTGGAACAAGCAGGTTTCGTAAGATACAAATTGCATCCCCTCGTCCGTGATTTTGGAAAGAAGATTGGTGAGACAAAAAGTCCTCAAGTTTTGCAGAATAGCGAGCGACTGGCCTGTGTACATTTTCTGTCTCGATTGGAGGAAAATGCACGGAAATTGTACTGGAAAAAAGACAAATGCAGAGAATCCATTGAATCATTCGGAGAAGACAGGCACAACTATGAATTTTGTCTTCAAAATGTGACTGACCATGAGATTTCCTCTTGTCAACTGTTTCTCAACAATTTTACCCATACGTGCATGTATTTAGAGAAATGCTTTCCACCGGATTCGTACACTCACTTCTTGGAAGTGTTGCTGACATGCAAGTCGTTTGAGTCGAAAACTCACCCAGTCCTCCGTGTGGAGCTTTTGTGCGTGCTTGGTGAAGAAATGAGACGTACtggaaataatgaaaaatatcAAGGGTACATGGAAGAGGCCCATGATCTCTTTTCAGAACACCTTGATGATTTCGAGACTAGAGCTCTTCCTCATGTCTTCTACCTTCATAGCCGAGCTCGTTTTGTTTCAGAGAAGAACAAGCCCGATGATCTTGAACCGAAAGAGTTGTATGACGAAGCACTGGAAATCTGTGAAAAGGAGATTCCGAATCATCCCGAAAAGGCTCTAAACCTGTTATTTGCCGGGAGAAATGCTAAGAGGCGCAAGGCGAATGATAAAGCCATTGAAAAACTCGAGAAAGCTCTCTCCATGCATAAAAATCTTCTTGGAAATCATTTCATGACGGCTCTGAGTCTTAAAGACCTTGGAGACTTTTTCTATGTTCAAGGGAAGACTGATCAAGCGTTGAATTATTACAAAGAGGCAATTGAAGTCATCGAAAAGCTGGGAACGCGCAATCAAAAGGAAAGCATCTTACTGCTGAAAAATTATGGGGGTTGTCACGAAAAGGAAGGCAGTTTTGAAGAAGCAGAGACGCTACTTCTAGAGGCGAATCGCGTTTGCGACAATGAGATCGAGGGAGATCACAAGTGGAAAGTTAGTGTTAAAACTGAACTGGCACTCTTGTATTACGAAACAGCCAGAAGCAAGGAAACTGAAAGAGATAAAAAAGAGGAATTACTCAGCAAAATGGAGAAATTGATGAAGGAAGGACTGGATATGTGCTACAGTCTCAATGACAACAAGAAATCCATCAATCGCCTAGGAAACAAGAAACGGATTGTGAAAGTCTTAAAGTCGTACCCACAACGATTTGAAAGGGAGTCATATTATCCAGACGAATCTCTTtaa